In Raphanus sativus cultivar WK10039 chromosome 5, ASM80110v3, whole genome shotgun sequence, the following proteins share a genomic window:
- the LOC108862961 gene encoding cation-chloride cotransporter 1 produces the protein MDRGEIEEGGEEDFPRAGGGRYRPVVAHDRAVIEMSSVEPGTSSSSSPTLKNIKVVTPGELGAGGAREGPDGVNGHHKDSKLELFGFDSLVNILGLKSMTGEQVAAPSSPRDGEDISITQGHPKPALKMGTMMGVFVPCLQNILGIIYYIRFTWIVGMAGIGQSLVLVLLCGLCTFLTTISLSAIATNGAMKGGGPYYLIGRALGPEVGISIGLCFFLGNAVAGALYVLGAVETFLKAFPAAGIFRETITKVNGTAVAEPIQSPNSHDLQIYGIVVTILLCFIVFGGVKMINRVAPAFLIPVLLSIFCIFIGIFLAKTDDPDTGITGLRFKSFRDNWGSAYQMTNNAGIPDPTGGTYWSFNDLVGLFFPAVTGIMAGSNRSASLKDTQRSIPVGTLAATLTTTSLYVISVLFFGAVATRDKLLTDRLLTATVAWPWPVIVHVGIILSTLGAALQSLTGAPRLLAAIANDDILPILNYFKVADTSEPHIATLFTALICIGCVVIGNLDLITPTVTMFYLLCYSGVNLSCFLLDILDAPSWRPRWKYHHWSLSFVGAALCIVIMFLISWSFTVVAIALASLIYKYVGLKGKAGDWGDGFKSAYFQLALRSLRSLGANQVHPKNWYPIPLVFCRPWGQLPENVPCHPKLADFANCMKKKGRGMSIFVDILDGDYYECAEEAKEACNKLATYIEYKRCEGVAEIVVAPNMTEGFRGIIQTMGLGNLKPNIVVMRYPEIWRRENLTEIPSTFVGIINDCITANKAVVIIKGLDEWPNEYQRQYGTIDLYWIVRDGGLMLLLSQLLLTKESFESCKIQLFCIAEEDSDAEALKADVKKFLYDLRMQAEVIVVTMKSWDIRSEGNSKEDSLEAFDAAQRRISDYLGEIKSQGSTPRLANGKAMVVNEQQVEKFLYTMLKLNSTILSYSRMAAVVLVSLPPPPLNHPAYFYMEYMDLLVENVPRMLIVRGYHRDVVTLFT, from the exons ATGGATAGGGGCGAGATTGAAGAAGGCGGCGAAGAGGACTTCCCGCGTGCCGGGGGAGGAAGATACAGGCCGGTGGTGGCGCACGATAGGGCGGTTATCGAAATGTCCTCCGTCGAACCTGGAACTTCCTCCTCATCCTCTCCCACTCTCAA GAACATTAAAGTAGTTACACCAGGAGAGTTGGGCGCTGGTGGTGCAAGGGAGGGTCCAGATGGCGTCAACGGCCATCACAAGGACTCCAAGCTCGAGTTATTTGGTTTCGATTCTCTTGTCAACATTCTTGGTTTGAAGAG TATGACGGGGGAGCAAGTTGCGGCACCATCTAGCCCTAGAGATGGGGAGGATATCTCTATCACGCAAGGCCACCCTAAG CCTGCTCTCAAGATGGGTACAATGATGGGAGTTTTCGTTCCGTGCTTACAAAACATATTAGGAATTATATACTACATCCGTTTCACATG GATTGTTGGCATGGCTGGTATTGGACAAAGCCTAGTATTGGTATTGCTCTGTGGATTATGTACATTCTTGACGACAATATCTTTGAGTGCTATTGCCACAAATGGCGCAATGAAG GGTGGTGGGCCATATTACCTCATTGGTCGTGCTCTTGGTCCGGAGGTTGGGATTAGCATAGGTTTATGCTTTTTCCTTGGAAATGCAGTTGCTGGAGCTCT GTACGTTTTGGGTGCTGTGGAGACTTTTCTAAAAGCGTTCCCGGCTGCTGGGATTTTTAGAG AAACTATCACGAAGGTTAATGGAACAGCAGTTGCAGAACCAATACAAAGCCCGAACTCACATGACTTGCAGATTTATGGAATTGTTGTGACTATCCTTCTATGCTTCATTGTGTTTGGCGGCGTTAAGATGATTAATCGGGTTGCACCTGCGTTCCTAATACCGGTTTTGCTCTCTATCTTCTGCATATTCATCGGCATATTTTTGGCAAAGACAGATGATCCTGACA CTGGAATTACGGGCTTGCGTTTTAAAAGTTTTAGAGATAACTGGGGTTCTGCTTATCAGATGACAAATAATGCGGGAATTCCTGATCCAACTGGAGGCACATACTGGAGTTTCAA tgACTTGGTGGGTCTATTTTTCCCTGCTGTAACAGGAATTATGGCTGGTTCAAATCGATCAGCTTCACTGAAAGACACACAAAGATCAATTCCTGTTGGAACGTTGGCTGCCACTCTGACTACTACCTCGCTGTATGTGATCTCTGTGTTGTTTTTTGGAGCTGTTGCGACCCGTGACAAACTTTTGACTGATAG GCTGCTTACTGCTACAGTTGCGTGGCCTTGGCCTGTGATTGTTCATGTTGGAATCATCCTTTCAACTTTAGGAGCTGCTCTCCAGAGTTTGACAGGGGCCCCTAGGTTACTTGCTGCTATAGCAAATGATGATATTCTCCCCATCCTGAACTACTTCAAAGTAGCAGATACGAGTGAACCTCACATAGCTACGCTTTTCACAGCATTGATCTGCATAGGATGTGTTGTTATCGGAAATCTGGATCTTATCACACCGACTGTGACTATGTTCTATCTTTTATGCTATTCGGGAGTAAACTTGTCTTGTTTCCTGCTCGATATTCTTGATGCTCCAAGTTGGCGTCCACGGTGGAAATATCATCATTGGAGCCTTTCCTTTGTCGGAGCCGCACTTTGCATAG TGATCATGTTCTTGATTTCTTGGTCATTCACTGTGGTTGCCATTGCTCTTGCAAGTCTTATATACAAATACGTTGGGCTAAAAGGAAAGGCTGGCGACTGGGGAGACGGTTTCAAGAGTGCATATTTTCAGTTGGCCCTTCGTAGTCTCAGGTCACTGGGAG CGAATCAAGTGCACCCTAAGAACTGGTATCCAATCCCCCTTGTTTTCTGCAGACCATGGGGACAGCTCCCAGAGAATGTTCCGTGCCACCCTAAGCTGGCTGATTTCGCCAACTGTATGAAGAAAAAAGGTCGTGGAATGTCCATCTTTGTCGACATATTAGATGGTGACTACTATGAATGTGCTGAAGAAGCAAAGGAAGCCTGCAACAAACTAGCCACCTACATCGAGTATAAGCGTTGTGAAGGTGTAGCTGAAATCGTCGTAGCCCCGAACATGACGGAAGGGTTCCGTGGGATCATCCAGACGATGGGACTCGGGAATCTCAAACCCAACATCGTGGTAATGCGGTACCCTGAGATCTGGCGCCGTGAGAATCTAACGGAGATTCCATCCACATTCGTTGGGATAATCAACGACTGCATCACAGCGAACAAAGCAGTTGTCATCATCAAAGGGTTAGACGAATGGCCAAACGAGTACCAAAGACAGTACGGAACAATCGACTTGTATTGGATTGTGAGAGACGGTGGTCTCATGCTTCTTCTCTCGCAGCTTCTTCTGACAAAGGAAAGCTTCGAAAGCTGCAAGATCCAGCTCTTCTGCATCGCTGAAGAGGATTCAGACGCGGAAGCACTAAAAGCAGACGTGAAGAAATTCCTCTACGACCTGAGAATGCAAGCGGAAGTAATCGTGGTGACGATGAAGTCATGGGACATAAGATCAGAAGGAAACAGCAAAGAAGATTCGTTGGAAGCTTTTGATGCTGCACAGAGACGAATCTCAGATTACTTGGGAGAGATAAAGAGTCAAGGCTCGACTCCTCGGTTGGCGAATGGGAAAGCAATGGTGGTGAACGAGCAACAAGTGGAGAAGTTTTTGTATACAATGCTGAAACTGAACTCGACCATACTCAGTTACTCGAGGATGGCAGCGGTGGTCCTGGTGAGTCTCCCGCCGCCTCCGTTGAACCACCCGGCGTATTTCTATATGGAGTATATGGATTTGCTGGTGGAGAATGTCCCAAGGATGTTGATCGTGAGAGGGTATCACAGAGATGTTGTAACTTTGTTTACTTag